TTCAGTATTTTCTTCTGGTATGTGGGGTTGAGCAATAAAGGTACTGTCCGTTATCTCAAACTCATCAGCCTTAggtttttcattttggtttgCTGCCCGGCGCCGTGaaccaaacctttttttctttgtactttgAGCGGACATGGCTTCTTATCTTCTCTGTTAAAGCACATGCAACATGACAGCATATACAATTTAAATCTACAACCCATAAGCATCAAATAACATTAACtaaattttaacaatatttacaaCAGTAAATATGAACTTGTAATTTTTCCATTAATAATTCTGAAACGTtctaaacaacatttttgctaGAAACAAAGTAAAGATGCATacttatttttgatattttaccaTTAGCAGTAAATGTTCACCAGACAGTTAATTTAAAAGGATAAAGTGCacgttactttttttttttttttttaaaaaagattagtTCTACATAAATGTTGCAACACCACATGTACTTACCACCCACATCTGTACTTCTGTTGTCTCATAACACGAGCTGCTTTGTAATGTCAAGTCAGCCTGTGCTCAACGGTAAATACATTTCACACAGAGAGTTTTTCCTCCACTGCAAATGTGACTGAGAACTTCCTGTGTGGGTTATGCTTGCAGCCTTAATCACGCAACAGCAACAAGACACAGAACTTCCTGATCtgaataaaacttaattttccATAGTTATATTGGACATGTtgaatttttacaaaatactaaTCTTAAAGAAGGAATGAAGATATATTGTCACCTTGGAAAACCATTTATTGAACAAGTTGTTtaactgcagcagcacaaactgTCAGAGCTCAAGTCAAGCAAAGTTGAACAGAGTAAATGCCTTTTTGGCAAAAGTGACAGAGGTAAAATACAGAATTACAGATGTTTGGCTCTAAGGACAGCCTGCAAATAACAGCACCAGTATTTAACATATGTTGCCAGTCTGATTTTGTCACTGGTATGAAGGATGTTTCTACTGGTGGTGCATCTGACATTTACCTATAGTCAGTCATTTAAAaccaacaatttaaaaaagcaaacaaaaacaaataaaaacatcacatgagCTTTAATTcaatagtttaaaaaacaggTTGGTAATGTAAAACTAACTCCAGTATTCCATTTCAAACATGCAGGAGAAGATAAAATTTGCTTTAGCAGAAAAAGACTTAAGTCCTTTGTTAGACAGACTGCCATTACACAATATGTAACTTGGCCAAccctaaagaaaagaaatacatgaCTATAAAAATTTGTATATCCCCCAACCATAGCAAGATCCTGCAGATGAACCATAGTCTGAGGTCTTCATTTTCTCTCGTTAGACCGGGAACgactgtaaaataaacaaaccagtgaaaatgtgcaaaatgatcACCAagttatttagaaataaaaatatgtcttAGAGAACAGTATGATGATAATTAATACTTAAACTTGCCTCCTTGACCGTGAGATAGATCTTTGGCATTTCTTGTCTCTGGAGAGAGACCGTTGTCTGCCTCTGTCCCTTGAAAGAGACCTGGTTAACCAAACcgaaaaacaaatttaatcaTTAACAAGATATTAATAATCATTAAGCAGAGTTTAACTGTTCTTAACAAGCTTACCTGCTGCGACTGCGGCTCCTCCTCCTAAAGTGTacatgaagttaaaaaaaaaaaaaaaaaaaaagcaaaaaatttaGTAAATACCATTTAACCGTCCTATCACTAATGAAACCTTTGGTATCCTTGATCCTTAGACATGGATTACACGTGGAAACGTGGTTACACGTAGTTCCTTGTCTGTTAATAGAAGGATCATCTGCATCCATGAGTGGCATCAAGATCTACTCATTAAAAGGAAACTTTGTCCAATGAGCAGCAATCATGGAGTCAGATTTCAGAATATGGAACAAAATCAAGACTCGACATTCAGGCCGGCTTAGAACAAACGCAACTAAAATCTATTACAACTATGACAAGTAAGTAAAGCATTAGATCAATAAGCTGTGAACCACATGTGTTGGCTCTAAAGATTGCTGCAAAGCAAATGCAGAAGagtgaaatttaaatgttatttgtaaTTAAACTGGTGCACTTGAGGTGAAAGGATGtcttcatggaaaaaaaataatttgtaaaactgcaaaaacaacgtgcacttttcttttcaatatGTGGCGAAAGATAGCCTTATGTCGAGCCATGAAAATGCACTCTGTAGCCGAATTACACAGTGAACCAAATGTAGTTAATTCTTTCATATAAAAATTGAAGACTGACGGCAAACTTCTTTTTGATCTGTAGATTTTTGCAGCTCTGCACTGAACTTGCTCTTAATTACATAACTGCTGAGGGAAAACCGTCAAGCACCTTTTAAGGCTAGATTAAGCATACAAACTACAAAGAGCAGGATAAAAGCAACTTACTATTTGGGGGGATTTGGACAAGATAGAAATGACGCAAGGAAGCCAGACTGATGGTGAGGGAAGTCGAATTGCAGAGAGGATTTGCCACATGATGCAAATGTTGGAGATATGAAGTTGCTTGGTGGCTGGTAGGAAGGGGTAGTTGTCGATATTCCCTGCCTTTTTGGGGGGGAAGGATGGGACGGGATGTAAGCCAAAGGATGTTCCCGCTGATACAGTAGTTGTGTGGAGAATAGAGAGAGTAAAGACGCTGATTGGTTGATAATGTGAAGTGGGCCGCTGTCGATTGGATTAAAGttggaggaagaagaggaggatgcTGGGAACTGCATGCTCAGGAACCAAAAGGTTGGTGGAACCTGACGACTGGCGGTGCGCCTTGGTCATGTGACAACACCAGCCCAGCTGATTGGGGCTCCTGGTCAGCAGTCACATGATGCTGAAAGAAGACTAGTTGACTGACTCAGATGGTGAGAAGCGTGGTGGTGACTCTGCAACGGGGTTCAGTTTTATTAATAGATGGCAACTAAactcagaaagaaaacaaaatttacaCCTGCAGAAAGTAATTCTAGAAAGTAcctgtaaaaatgtttgatgGATGATGAATTGCAAACTGTGCCTCTTAAGATGTCCCCGTAAAGCAATATCACTCTGGTagagcttgttttttgttttgttttttaaatctaaaagaaaTATTGTTGTAAGAGTTCATAAATAGTCAAGTGCTGACACAAGCTGCCTTTGAATTTAGCTGTAAAACTAAGCAAAGTTGGCATTAAAATTACCTTTGAAACAATTgaatatcattttttgtttatttaaaaaacgtCACTTCTGACGTTACAAAGCGACATCAATATATTAAATCCCGAAGCAGCTGGATCCACAGATTATCTATTGATGAActcaattaaattattattttctttttttactattgtCATTTACAGCACTGAGAGTGCTAACAATTACATTTAGTCATAGGGACATCAATTCAGAAACTTCCCCCTACTTGGTTTTGGCTTAAATGTGAATAAGCTTTAATAGGTCTAAGATCTGAACATATAAAATCATTATGGGAGGTTGTCAGATTTAAATGGCTCTGTCAAACTAACTAACATTTTGATGGAGAAAAATTAATTCTTACAGTGTGTGGGGAATGTAAATCAGCCTTGTCATTTGAgcttaaaaacactgcaaatgaGAATGtatgtaaaacaataaaatgaatcatGAGTCAAGTAAGAAATACATACCTGCGTCTGACTGGAGGACTACGTCGTCTAAAATCATCGCGAGGGCGTCTACCCCAGGATGGAGGATTGCCACGACTCCTTGAACGTCTTTCCCCATTGGACAACTCGACACGCACTCGACAGCCGCACATGTTTCTAAGCAAAGTAATCACATGAGAaggaaagtgcaaaaaaaaaacaaacaaaacaaaagcaatcattaaaaatatatatttgttaagGAGTTACCTTCCATCCAGTTCTTTCACAGCATCAGATGCATCTCTGGGATCTTCAAACTCTACAAAAGCAAAGCCTGGGGGATTCCTGGCGACCCAGACACTTCTCAAAGGGCCATAGTACCcaaaagctgtttccagctCTGTCTTGTTTCCATTGTTTCCTAGATTCCCAACATAAACCTTGCAGTCAAGGGGAAACTGGTCATTGTGGCctgaaagaaagagacacacaaacgtttgggaaaaaatatgaatgatgCGCTCTTTGGCCGGTGTGGTCACATAATCTCTTAAATCGTTAATAATGCCCTCATTAAGCACGTTTGACTTATGTCTGcaaagtgctataaaaatacacatcatAATAACTTAATCTGCATTGTTTATTAAAAACTTGTAAATAATGCACACAAACCGTGAGTGATATATGATATATCACAATCAGGGCTCCAGGCAATTAAAATTTGAGACAGTGAAGTTATATTTTTAAGTGGTCATGTTATTGCGAATGCATGATGATCATTTACATTGGTGCCCCCAGCAGCACTTGGTGCCCTGAGCACAGCatgtgacgtttttttttttgtgacgtGAACCCAGTGTTACTGATCTCTGGTTTCTCAGTGAAGTGTATGAACTACACTGCAGACTGAGATCTCCAATCAGTGCGGTTTGGTACCTTTGACCTATATACCTGGTACCTACCTGTCTGAACCACAACACAATATTTCGGTGCCAGATAGTGTGAGTAGCTAGACAAACTGAATGCTGTGACACTTCAAGACAGGCCTCCTATCTGTATTCTGTTAACATGCCCATCTCAagtaaaactgcaaaatttTAACTACACAAACACGACGGCTACAGGCTCTACTTTATGCAGTGGATGGGTCCCCCagtgttttatttcacacaaCAAATGCAATGTATTTAATGAGTGCGACTTCTGTTTGGGCAGTCATCTATAACTATACTAATAACGAAACAGGGTGTGTCTAGATGTAGGTGGCTTATCACCCCAGCTAAAGTATTTCCTGGGGGAAACACCCTGCAGTGTTTTGAGCGCGAGCAAACAGTAACATCCAGAACTCAGTTTAATAAGAAGTGATCATTACTTACTCATTTCACCAGATTTAAATACCTCCTTGTTAGAGTCCTACAGTCAGATgtgcctgaaaaaaaagacagacggTCATTTGTCACAACAGAGCGAttcattctctccctctctctttgtaaAAGTGCTGTtaggatgagaaaaaaaatggtgttacTTGACTAACTGCCAATAGATTTACAACATTTCTCAGAGGCTCTGTACTGACCACAATACATCGGACCCCATTTGTGGTTATACACACTTTACGTCTTCAAatactatttaaaaacacaccttttcAAACTGGCATATTCAGAATGATTTTATGGTAACATACACATCTTGATTTGCACTGATGATGATTTCATAATAATTATGTTATACCTAGTTTTTACGACgatgattttgtcaagttgttATATTAACTTTCAACTGTACATTAATGATTGTTTGACTTTAAGATCCATTGCTGCTTGTTTAACTGTCTTTTAAGGTGTCCTTCAGTACTATTAAAGGGGGGTATAAAtacaatgtattattattattattattatgtagttGTCTACGATgtcaagctaacgttagctagcaaCCAAAAGTACGTTTGCTCGGGCGTACCAGCGACGCGGTAATCGTTagactttattttatatgttcATAGTTTGATACGACGATTTACCTCTTTTAGATGTTTAATAACGTTAAACATAATACTTCCGCGTCTAACGTAGCTTATTTGACCAAATACTTATGCTGAAGTGATTCCTCTAAAGCGCCATGCAAAAGCGTTaacgctaacgttagctaagTTAGCTCAACAGAATGCTGCTAGcaaatttttgtatttatcgTGACGAAACCGCTGAAAAGAAATTTAACTTCTGAGCCGATCAGCCTCTTAACGGACGTTACACCAGGCAATACGTGGAGGGAAACAAGTCGATCATTACTATAAGACATGCCGCTCACCTTTGTTGTATCTGCAATCCGACAAAAACTGTTAGCAGTAGCTCTCGCGGCTCGCTAGCTTAGCGTAGCGTGACCGCCCAGTGACGTAGATATATACACGTCGACGCTACTTCACGCGCGACATCCGGTTGTCAGGTCCGTCTCCACCGCCGCCATATTGAAGCAGAGTTCAAAAGAGTTTGATAGAGAATAGTAGAAAAAGGCaaagttttgtgctgttttgtgatgttttaatgaaGGAAACCCAACCAAAGCAAATGAGAGTAACATTTCACAGGTGAGAAGTTATCGTACAATAGTTCTACCGTTAGGAACACGTTGAGTTTGATATATCACAACTGTTTTAAGTTAACAGCAATGTCAAGTGACTTTGCTCTGGAGAGGATATCAGATAAACTATCTGTAAGATGTAGACAATCATATTAATCAATCGGCTATGTCGCTCAAATTTAACGTGTGTTATTGAATTAAGTCGCCCCAGGTCAGTGTTAGTTTACTGTTCGTGTCACTGACTTTATAGTCATTTATATGCCAGGACTGTAGCTGTTATCAGAGCCCACTAGCTGTTATATTACAGCGTTGTTTATTTCTGATAAATGACTAATGTGATCTATCAGTTATCAGACTTGTTGCCAATTATATTTGACACGTCATTAATAATTAAATCAGTAAGTTTACATGCAAATTCCTGTTAGTAAACTTTgaaagacatcacttttcttgtgcttctttcagacaccctcacaagtatttaaacctttgaaatcggatttaaaaaaaaaaatatatatatatatatgtgcaacattttctgtttatggAGGCCCTGAGGGTcaagtaagatttttttttctggtgatccattttctaagttcaatttttttttcatgtgtgaaatagagggaaaatattttttttgcgagaattgagatgtttttttgaaacagaaataatataaattagcactagtatgtgaagatttaaaatgataaataatgtgctgagtgtgtaaaggatgtaaaaacataaaactatgTGTCTTATGCTACAATACAATAtgtaattaatcaaaaattgGCTTAAATTTCTCGAAAAATTCTTAAATTAAGTTAGTGTTATGTTGGTGTCACTGGCAAACTGTTTCAACATCAATAAAGACAATTTTCATGCAGCTGTAATCTCTCACTACCACGTTAGACTATATGTGTTAAAATTGTATATATTCACTGAAATTGTTATTTACTCTATCTGTAGGTGCCCGGTAGATCCAGGTCAAGCAGGATGTCATGAAAATCTGCTGCAGAATCTTCCGATCTTCATGTTCAGCTGTCAAAGGATCTTCTGGagtcaaataatatttttcaggAACATCAGTATGCCCTTGACAAAgctaaagttaaaaaaaaaaaaaacgacaacaaaTAACAGAGGCTCAGGAGAAGGCGGATGAATTGCAGTGGGACTTCAGAAATGCCAAAGAGCGGTAAAGAAGGCACCTGAAGATGGCGAATTCCCTGCAAGAGgatctgaaacacaaaaacagaggaaCTGGTGCAGAGGCTTGACTTCTGATCTGGTTGGTTGAGCTGCCCAGTCCCTCCTTGAACAGATTAAACGTCTAACATTTCTAATTCAGTAGTTGTTCAGTTCATGTCTCATCACACAATTTTAGACTGCACTTTAATCTGAGTCGATAAAATCTGATCatgaaatagttttttaaaagacggtctttttaaatgtaatgtgattGAGCCTCAATGACACTGTATTGAGTTTTCTTTTAGAATGattatttttggctttatttgataggacagctgtagcatgaaagagcagagagagggaaagggcCTCAGGCGTGAattgaacctgcagctgctgtgacGAGGACAAAGCCCTTGTACAAGGGGCACCCACTctgccaggtgagctactgggcgctgcctgtatttgcattttagcaCTGTCATACCAAATatgtaaaagtacacaaatatGTAATCTTATGGTtccataattttaatttatcatgTGCTTGTACAGTTTTTGATGCTTACTACAACAATAGTTCTTTGTAgagttttaatttctttttgttttctcatgtaTGTCCCAGTTCAAGCCATACAATAAAATCtactttaaaatagtttttcatAAGAGTGAGTCAGTGGTTTCATAAGGTAATTTGCatactgacattttattatttttattttaaaggtatCTGTCTGACTGGTTTCATCAGAGCAGCTGTGTGCACACACTGCTTCAGACAGGACCGTTTGGAGCGTCCTCTTTCCACCATGACCGCAAGTAAGAGCTGATGTGTAagtgcaccacacacacacactctctcacacacacacacacacacacacacacacacacacacacacagacagagttgGGTAAAACAACAACCCCAACATAGCCTGTTGCAGCTTTTCTCCaagaaacacaggaaacaccAGAGCTTAGCCAGCGTAAtcctgtgggtttttttttgtgaagttttacTTGGCTAAATGTTTGGGCATTTTAGTCGTATCTTAATCTAAGTACACTGTAACTATTTAAGTATAGTTTTAGTCAATGAAAACGGATGATATTTTAGTCTTCTTTGTAGTAGTCAAATTAAATTGAACATTTCAGTTAATGTAGTTTAGTCAAAACCGTCAACTTGACCATTTTAGTCAAAGTTATTTCAGGTAGGATTTTATCTCCTCTTTAtctgatgaaaaacacagattgaaTCATGAGGaatgcagctctgcagaaagTTTCTGGTCTACTGGTCTGATGGcattaaatcaaatcaagtttatttatgTAGGTTTTATAAACAACCAAAGTTGTCCACAGTGCTGTACGAATTACAttaaatggcacaaaaatgtagttaaacattttaaaaaggcacaataataacaaaaagtcCTGTATTTGACAAGTAGCCAGTGGTACCTGTGGTATCAGGTATCAATTTGAGGCATATATCCAGACATTAAACATCTTCTGAGACTTAATGTGTCTTTtcaggttttattattttttttattattattacccaATATTTTATGGCAACATTACTTCCCTTATGGTAAAACAATACAttagtttttttcctcagccGCATTGTAATGACAAATTGGTCGAAATGTCACCTTGTGTCTGAAATGTTATTTCTTGTAGCTGTTGATGTAACGTAACTCTGATACACGTCagtatgtgatgttttgtttaatatcaCGTACGTTTCTCCAATTTTTATCTGCGTTCCGCCTCTCTTTTAATTTCTGCCTGCTACCCGAAATTACATTGACAGAGTTTgattctgatgtgtttttaaaaatgctgggCAAGtgggacattaaaaaaaaacattatcatgggtccttgaaaagtcatggaaaagttttgaaattttgtcctcGAATgtatgtgggaaccctgatctGGGTTCTCTCTTCTCCATCTGATCTAAACATTGTAACTCTTggctaaataaaacaaaaggtaGGCCGGTAACTATGGTAGCAGGAACTGTTAATAGAGCGCATTCCTCACAAGGTGGCGCCGCCGTCACAAAATTTAACACTATATGTGACATCAACTTCACATTCCTGTTGGTAACAAAAAGGtaattgaaaaacataattagtCATAGATTCCATTTACAACTTTACTTCATATGTTGCAGGTTACAGAGCACAGTGTGTGGAGGGACACTATTTAAAAGGTTTTAGTagaatcattttaatatttcatactttCTATTTCCATTGATTTTAAAACAGAGATCCCAACAAACAGAGAGTTTACAGAGATTTCAACACCAGAAACACAATGATGATGTCAGCTGCATTTTACTTGCGCAAAGTTTATTTAATCTCCACAGTGATAACTGACAGCGTGACTGATTTTACGCTCTGAttcatcactgcagctcagaaTAACCGGAGACACCTGTGTGATGAGaaccagaaataaaaacaaaagattatttttattcaaaaaagaaTCCACACACTGTTAACTGGCTCccattatttttaatcaatctGACTAAAATTTTAGTCAGACTGATCTCATCAGTACTTCCACTCTTTACTTAGGTGGCAGAAACAGTGTGGCATtactttttaagtgtttatgaAATATTAGGAGTAGTATCTTCATCATCCAGCTATAGCCAAAAAGATACTCACCTTCATGTTTTTTAAGTCTTTGCATACTGATAATATTTGGAAATAATTCTTAGTGTTTCTACATCTTCCTATCCTACAGTAAGATTATAGgctgttgtttacatttctcaaaaatgaATATGACTTTTACCGTTCCATATTTATGGcatattttttaacagtgtcaCCGTTTCAAATCACATCAGAGGACATGCTTCATTTATGGCTCTGATGATGTCGCTTGTAATTCACAGCCCCGCATGTTTCATGTGAATTTGTGGCTGGATAGGAAAACCCAGAATTGACTGAGCGAGTTTATAACCAGCATCATAGTACCGGTTATCCAGAGCACCTATGTAAGGATTATTTAAACCAGATAactaaaagatatttttaactGGCTTCATAGTACAGGCCTCTGGTCAGCTGTGCTGTCAGATGAAACGTAGGTTTAAAAGATGTGTTTGATCGACATAACTGTACTGTGgaaacaaataataacattgACAACAGTTTGTTGAGGCAGCATCAAGTAGCAAAAATTCACAATCTACATATTGGCAGCTTAAGGAAGCAGCTGTGtaaaatattgttgttattggGCTATTGGGTAAGAACGTTTCTGCTGTGAGTTGGTGAGTGAGTGTGTAAATTCTTTAGTTTATTTCTGTATGCACGCTCATAAATGAGCATGTGCCCGTGTTACAgtagaaaaacttttttataatAACATCAAAGCTAAATTTGTATTGCTCATCTCTCTTTCATAAATACGCTCTTATTGCCCTGGtatgttatatttgtaattCTTAATGTTTTCTTCTCTATGCATATTTCCGTCATGGATCTCATGTCAACATACGCAACTCTTTGTTCACATTGTACTAGATTCCATGGAAAAGTTTGTCCATGATAACTTCTCTTGCCCAGCTGCCtatctttttctttgtgtgtattGGTGAATCTCACACCAATATTTAATGCATATCGCCATCTACTGTACTGGGGTGGACACACATTACACCTAGCAGCGTATACTTAGAGAAGATAAGTCTaaagaattaagaaaaaaataagatgtaTACATAGCTAGAGtaagagtgcaaaaaaaaaaactatacaggAGCAATTAAAGACAAAGTTAAAAGGTAAACGACAAGTTAGTCATCTCTTAATCATAAAATTTGATCCAGACATTCTTTGAGAAAATGTTTCAcaggtttcttttttatcaaacaaacttgttttctttaatttattcctCAAAGTGAACAAGCAGCTGCTTTTAGAAAAACTCGAACATCAgtctttttaaattatgctCAGCATTTATTCAAGAGGCAATTAATTCAATATTCCTGCAAAAAATACTGAATCAACAACCCACTTCATGATTGTTGAAGTTATAACACAAATAAAGAGAATCAGGGCTGTTGTACACACTGTAGAGAAGACCTTTCATCTACTCTGCTCctgcataataataatttatcaaCATCATCTCTGTCCTCCTCAAAGTGAGCCACTTTGACACATTTTCTCCCATTACCATCGCCATGACTATCCACTACAATCTGTGGATGGATAAATAGATGGAAAGGTAGAGTGCTTAATTAAATCTGATGGGAAATGTCAGAGCTACAGCACTTTAGTCtcataaatcaaaaaaacagaaggaaaaaaagttatacAATAAAAGCCATAGAAGATAAACAATCAATAgaataaaactgcagtttggAGAGAAGTTGAACAAAAAGACTTTAGGACAATActctatgtatatatgtattgaATGAATACCGTGCAATGATAGTGCCACACACTTAACATCAGTGCAAGTCGATGATGATATGGTTGTTTACTCGTGTCCTCTCATTTATAACCTTTATTTCAAACCTTGTTTTTGCCCCAGGGATAaagattttcttattttatgatACTTGATATTTCTCCTCCACCATAAGTAGGAGTAAAACATTGACAGGACTCAAAGTACTCTGTGTACATGCACTGGTGCATGTTACCTTTAGAATTActgtcactgttgtttttactgCACTATTTGGtctatttgtctttattttcctctgcaCTTCTGCCCTGTCTCGACCAGATCAACCACtgtgacattttcctttttatgacAGTCCAAATATGAGGAAGTCGACTTTATGCTATAAACTGTACaggaaaataacctaaaatctGTCACGGTCATAGCTGGGGCCATCCTGAAATGGATTACACTGAACATTTCGGCAAACCTCTGAAGgataacattttgtcatttattttatgggAGTTAAAAAATGAGGACATTTTCAGTGTGTCAATATAAATTGACCCGTTTTTTTTTCCGTGCAGTTATCTGTTATTAAACTACTTCAAATTGTAGAAGACAAAGACATCTATTGGGCTTTTCAGCTGAAATCCATATTTGAGTTACTGTGCAGATATCTTAACAGAAAAATACTTTGGTAGAAGTAAAAGTTACCTACTAAAATATTACTTTAGTAAAAGCCTGAAAGTATCTAATATATAATGTACTTTGGGATCAAAGGTAGTTTTATGACATGAAGTAAATGCTGGTGATAAATAATGCAAGCGGTCAGAATTCTGAGGATTTTTAAGTTTACTTCTTTGTTACATTCACCATCTTAAAAATTAAGCTGCAATacgaggttttttttttacaacttaaaagatttaaagaatatgatatgataaataataaagtattaATTCTAATCACAAGGGGCTAATTTTATGCAGAACAAGTGTTATGTGTACTACTTTCATGTCAGAGTATTTCATGTTGGAATTGGGGTAGGAAGAAGTGAGTGCTTATCACATCCTACAACACTCAGTGTTCACCATACACACCTCgatcaaatcaatcaaacaaataaaaaaaaacaaaacacattcaaacaagGTCAGATCAGTCTAATTTGAGTGCGTTCAACTTAATTAAGCTTTCCTGGgatttgacttttacttttaatggagcatttaaaaaaatgtcttggtactttaactcaagtaaaataaaagtacttcttccaccactcaTAAgaggaataataaaaataattattttttaagaggTTTTATTGGCTAAGATTTACTGCAAATATCCTATCATCCTAAATATTGAGGCTGAGATATTTTGTTGCcatatttatgtca
This DNA window, taken from Plectropomus leopardus isolate mb chromosome 2, YSFRI_Pleo_2.0, whole genome shotgun sequence, encodes the following:
- the srsf3a gene encoding serine/arginine-rich splicing factor 3a isoform X1, yielding MSHNDQFPLDCKVYVGNLGNNGNKTELETAFGYYGPLRSVWVARNPPGFAFVEFEDPRDASDAVKELDGRNMCGCRVRVELSNGERRSRSRGNPPSWGRRPRDDFRRRSPPVRRRRRSRSRSRSLSRDRGRQRSLSRDKKCQRSISRSRSRSRSNERK
- the srsf3a gene encoding serine/arginine-rich splicing factor 3a isoform X2, with protein sequence MSHNDQFPLDCKVYVGNLGNNGNKTELETAFGYYGPLRSVWVARNPPGFAFVEFEDPRDASDAVKELDGRNMCGCRVRVELSNGERRSRSRGNPPSWGRRPRDDFRRRSPPVRRRSLSRDRGRQRSLSRDKKCQRSISRSRSRSRSNERK